In one Lolium rigidum isolate FL_2022 chromosome 3, APGP_CSIRO_Lrig_0.1, whole genome shotgun sequence genomic region, the following are encoded:
- the LOC124703945 gene encoding peroxidase 57-like yields the protein MAHRRAAFLLAVALTVLGLATTQAQLQNGFYKGKCGANDVEAIVQGVVKARFSREPAVVAHLLRLQFHECGVNGCDGGLLIDGPGTEKTAPPNLSVKGYDLIADVKTELEKRCPGVVSCSDIEILATRDAVRLAGGNAYAVRTGRRDRRQSKAGDVNLPGPESTVAQATAFFGKLGLGQMDMVLLLGAHTVGVTHCSAIKSSRLYSYGGKAGATDPNLDPYYAFVYKNYVCPNKPSTDNTVVFLDDQWSALKVDKSFYKMLQKRRGVLSVDQNLYGHGAPTRWMVDMLANTENFSWLFPQALVKLSEVNVLTGAQGEIRRVCNKFN from the exons ATGGCGCACAGGAGGGCAGCGTTTCTTCTAGCAGTGGCGCTAACTGTGCTGGGCCTCGCCACCACTCAGGCGCAGCTACAGAATGGGTTCTACAAGGGCAAGTGTGGCGCCAACGACGTGGAGGCGATCGTGCAGGGCGTCGTCAAGGCTCGCTTCTCCCGCGAACCCGCCGTCGTCGCCCACCTGCTGCGCTTGCAGTTCCACGAGTGCGGCGTCAat GGCTGTGACGGCGGGCTTCTGATCGATGGTCCGGGGACGGAGAAGACGGCGCCGCCGAACCTGAGCGTGAAGGGGTACGACCTGATCGCGGACGTGAAGACGGAGCTCGAGAAGCGGTGCCCGGGCGTGGTCTCCTGCTCCGACATCGAGATCCTCGCCACCAGGGACGCGGTCCGTCTGGCCGGCGGGAACGCGTACGCGGTGCGCACCGGGCGGAGGGACAGGCGGCAGTCCAAGGCGGGCGACGTGAACCTGCCGGGGCCGGAGAGCACGGTGGCGCAGGCCACCGCCTTCTTCGGCAAGCTCGGGCTGGGCCAGATGGACATGGTGCTGCTGCTGGGAGCGCACACGGTGGGCGTGACGCACTGCAGCGCCATCAAGAGCAGCCGCCTCTACAGCTACGGTGGCAAGGCCGGCGCCACGGACCCGAACCTGGACCCCTACTATGCGTTCGTGTACAAGAACTACGTGTGCCCCAACAAGCCGTCAACCGACAACACCGTCGTGTTCCTGGACGACCAGTGGAGCGCGCTCAAGGTGGACAAGAGTTTCTACAAGATGCTGCAGAAACGCCGCGGCGTGCTCTCCGTCGACCAGAACCTCTACGGCCACGGCGCCCCCACCAGGTGGATGGTCGACATGCTCGCCAACACCGAAAACTTCAGCTGGCTCTTCCCCCAGGCGCTCGTTAAGCTCAGCGAGGTCAACGTCCTTACCGGCGCACAGGGAGAGATCCGCAGGGTCTGCAAC